A window of the Streptomyces griseochromogenes genome harbors these coding sequences:
- the fxsA gene encoding FxsA family membrane protein has protein sequence MTTGAPTSSPTARPRRSRLRRYLPLGVAAWLVLEIWLLTQVAGVAGGLTVFLLLVAGFVAGSVVIKRAGRRAFRNLNEALQRGGSPAGGGGNGNGWMMLGGLLLIIPGLISDVAGLLLLLPPIQKAASRYAESALDKSLRTSAPGTLGDAFQQVRIHRPDGKVVQGEVIRENRPEPGEQWPPLTR, from the coding sequence ATGACGACTGGCGCACCCACCTCTTCGCCCACCGCCCGGCCCCGGCGCTCCCGGCTGCGCAGGTATCTGCCGCTGGGCGTCGCCGCGTGGCTGGTGCTGGAGATCTGGCTGCTGACCCAGGTCGCGGGCGTGGCGGGCGGCCTGACCGTGTTCCTGCTCCTGGTGGCGGGCTTCGTCGCGGGCTCCGTGGTCATCAAGCGGGCGGGCCGCCGCGCCTTCCGGAATCTGAACGAGGCGCTGCAGCGAGGCGGGTCCCCGGCCGGGGGCGGCGGCAACGGCAACGGCTGGATGATGCTCGGCGGCCTGCTGCTGATCATCCCGGGCCTGATCTCCGACGTGGCGGGCCTCCTCCTGCTGCTCCCTCCGATCCAGAAGGCGGCGAGCCGCTACGCGGAGAGCGCCCTGGACAAGAGCCTGCGCACGTCCGCCCCGGGCACCCTCGGCGACGCCTTCCAGCAGGTCCGTATCCACCGCCCCGACGGCAAGGTGGTCCAGGGCGAGGTGATCAGGGAGAACAGGCCGGAGCCCGGGGAGCAGTGGCCGCCGTTGACCCGGTAG
- a CDS encoding polyprenol monophosphomannose synthase, protein MNDGDGTLAAKAQGRQFGPLGMALVIIPTYNEAENIKTIVGRVRSAVPEAHVLVADDNSPDGTGKLADELAAEDDHVQVMHRKGKEGLGAAYLAGFRWGLERGYGVLVEMDADGSHQPEELPRLLTALKGADLVLGSRWVPGGRVVNWPKSREFISRGGSLYSRLALDLPLRDITGGYRAFRRETLEGLGLEAVASQGYCFQVDLARRAVKAGYHVIEVPITFVERELGDSKMSKDILVEALWRVTAWGVGDRVAKVKGKGRRA, encoded by the coding sequence GTGAACGACGGCGACGGGACCCTCGCGGCCAAGGCCCAGGGGAGGCAGTTCGGCCCGCTGGGCATGGCCTTGGTGATCATTCCGACCTACAACGAGGCGGAGAACATCAAGACCATCGTCGGCCGGGTGCGCAGTGCCGTCCCCGAGGCGCACGTACTGGTGGCGGACGACAACAGCCCGGACGGCACGGGCAAGCTCGCCGACGAGCTGGCCGCCGAGGACGATCACGTCCAGGTGATGCACCGCAAGGGCAAGGAGGGCCTGGGGGCCGCCTATCTCGCGGGCTTCCGCTGGGGCCTGGAGCGCGGCTACGGCGTGCTGGTCGAGATGGACGCCGACGGCTCCCACCAGCCCGAGGAGCTGCCCCGTCTGCTGACCGCCCTCAAGGGCGCCGACCTGGTGCTCGGCTCCCGCTGGGTGCCCGGCGGCCGGGTGGTCAACTGGCCGAAGTCCCGCGAGTTCATCTCCCGAGGCGGCAGTCTGTACTCCCGCCTCGCCCTGGACCTGCCGCTGCGCGACATCACCGGCGGATACCGGGCCTTCCGCCGCGAGACCCTGGAGGGCCTCGGCCTCGAAGCGGTCGCCTCGCAGGGCTACTGCTTCCAGGTCGACCTGGCCCGCCGCGCGGTCAAGGCCGGCTACCACGTGATCGAGGTCCCCATCACCTTCGTCGAGCGTGAACTCGGCGACTCCAAGATGAGCAAGGACATCCTCGTCGAGGCGCTGTGGCGGGTCACCGCCTGGGGCGTCGGGGACCGCGTCGCCAAGGTCAAGGGCAAGGGCAGGCGGGCCTAG
- a CDS encoding amidohydrolase, which produces MSEQSAEPETVLLRRGEVHSPADPFATAMVVERGQVAWVGSEGAADAFADGVDEIVDLDGALVTPAFTDAHVHTTATGLALTGLDLSDAPSLEAALALVRDFAAARPDDRVLLGHGWDAARWPGGRPPTRAELDAATGGRPLYLSRIDVHSAVVTTALLDLLPGLGPVDGPLTADDHHAVREAALAAVTPAQRAEAQRTALAHAASLGIGSVHECGGPKISSEDDFTELLKLAAEAPGPRVIGYWAEQNVDKARELGARGAAGDLFLDGALGSHTACLHQPYADAGHTGTAYLDADAVAGHVVACTEAGFQAGFHAIGDAAVAAVVEGVRAAADKVGLARVRAARHRVEHAEMLTPETVAAFAELGLIASVQPAFDALWGGEDGMYARRLGAERARTLNPFAALLRAGVPLAFGSDSPVTPLDPWGTVRAAAFHRTPEHRVSVRAAFTAHTRGGWRAIGRDDAGVLVPGAPADYAVWRTDELIVQAPDDRVARWSTDPRSGTPGLPDLTPGRDLPVCLRTVVGGRTVFVRPGE; this is translated from the coding sequence ATGAGTGAGCAGTCCGCCGAGCCCGAGACCGTCCTCCTGCGCCGCGGAGAGGTCCACAGCCCCGCCGACCCCTTCGCGACCGCGATGGTGGTGGAGCGCGGCCAGGTCGCCTGGGTCGGTTCCGAGGGCGCCGCCGATGCCTTCGCCGACGGTGTGGACGAGATCGTCGACCTGGACGGCGCCCTGGTCACCCCGGCCTTCACCGACGCCCATGTGCACACCACCGCCACGGGCCTCGCGCTGACCGGCCTCGACCTGTCCGACGCCCCGTCCCTGGAGGCGGCCCTCGCCCTCGTGCGCGACTTCGCCGCCGCTCGCCCGGACGACCGTGTCCTGCTCGGCCACGGCTGGGACGCCGCCCGCTGGCCCGGCGGCCGTCCGCCGACACGCGCGGAGCTTGACGCGGCCACCGGCGGCCGCCCGCTGTACCTCTCCCGCATCGACGTCCACTCGGCGGTCGTCACCACGGCCCTGCTGGACCTGCTGCCCGGTCTCGGCCCGGTGGACGGCCCGCTGACCGCCGACGACCACCACGCCGTGCGCGAGGCCGCCCTCGCCGCCGTCACCCCCGCCCAGCGTGCCGAGGCCCAGCGCACCGCGCTCGCCCACGCCGCCTCACTCGGCATCGGCTCCGTGCATGAGTGCGGCGGGCCGAAGATCTCCTCCGAGGACGACTTCACGGAGCTGCTGAAGCTGGCCGCCGAGGCGCCGGGGCCGCGCGTGATCGGCTACTGGGCCGAGCAGAATGTCGACAAGGCCCGCGAACTGGGCGCGCGCGGGGCGGCCGGCGACCTCTTCCTGGACGGCGCCCTGGGCTCGCACACCGCCTGCCTGCACCAGCCGTACGCCGACGCCGGCCACACCGGCACCGCCTACCTCGACGCCGACGCCGTCGCCGGCCACGTCGTCGCCTGCACCGAGGCGGGCTTCCAGGCGGGCTTCCACGCCATCGGCGACGCCGCCGTGGCCGCGGTCGTGGAGGGCGTACGGGCCGCCGCCGACAAGGTGGGCCTCGCCCGCGTCCGGGCCGCCCGGCACCGCGTCGAGCACGCCGAGATGCTCACCCCCGAGACCGTCGCCGCCTTCGCCGAGCTGGGCCTGATCGCCTCGGTCCAGCCCGCCTTCGACGCCCTGTGGGGCGGCGAGGACGGCATGTACGCCCGGCGTCTGGGCGCCGAACGGGCCCGCACCCTCAACCCCTTCGCCGCCCTGCTGCGGGCCGGGGTGCCCCTCGCCTTCGGCTCCGACAGCCCGGTCACCCCGCTCGACCCCTGGGGCACGGTCCGCGCCGCCGCCTTCCACCGCACCCCCGAGCACCGGGTCTCCGTGCGGGCCGCGTTCACCGCGCACACGCGGGGCGGCTGGCGGGCCATCGGCCGTGACGACGCGGGCGTCCTGGTGCCCGGCGCGCCCGCCGACTACGCCGTCTGGCGAACCGACGAGCTGATCGTCCAGGCCCCCGACGACCGCGTCGCCCGCTGGTCGACCGACCCGCGCTCCGGCACCCCCGGCCTGCCCGACCTGACCCCCGGCCGCGACCTGCCCGTCTGCCTGCGCACCGTGGTGGGCGGACGGACGGTGTTCGTACGCCCGGGCGAGTGA
- a CDS encoding Lrp/AsnC family transcriptional regulator has translation MEELDRQIVQLLVKDGRMSYTDLGKATGLSTSAVHQRVRRLEQRGVIRGYAAVVDPEAVGLPLTAFISVKPFDPSAPDDIADRLAGVPEIEACHSVAGDENYILKVRVATPHELEELLARLRSLAGVSTRTTVVLSTPYEARPPKI, from the coding sequence ATGGAGGAGCTGGACCGTCAAATCGTGCAGCTGCTCGTCAAGGACGGGCGGATGAGCTACACAGACCTGGGCAAGGCCACGGGCCTGTCCACGTCGGCCGTGCACCAGCGGGTGCGCCGGCTCGAACAGCGTGGCGTCATCCGCGGGTACGCCGCGGTCGTCGACCCCGAGGCCGTCGGGCTGCCGCTCACCGCGTTCATCTCGGTGAAGCCCTTCGACCCGAGCGCACCCGACGACATCGCGGACCGCCTGGCCGGCGTCCCCGAGATCGAGGCCTGCCACAGTGTCGCCGGAGACGAGAACTACATCCTCAAGGTGCGCGTGGCCACCCCGCACGAACTGGAGGAGCTGCTCGCCCGGCTGCGCTCCCTGGCCGGGGTCTCCACCCGGACCACCGTCGTGCTGTCGACCCCGTACGAGGCCCGTCCCCCGAAGATCTGA